In Erigeron canadensis isolate Cc75 chromosome 7, C_canadensis_v1, whole genome shotgun sequence, one DNA window encodes the following:
- the LOC122608999 gene encoding uncharacterized protein LOC122608999 encodes MTKRDLKVIRLDLTQATFQDIEAKLEWLGNSNRQPGTLPSNTQQNPRPQQNNQGSGQKYSHLNARNEQVNAITIRAGNTYNFANPLPNDITPLVQVEADEAVDDEIEMEPNPAVKTPAVPSKTVEKPPVKPYQPKIPFPQRLRKAKIKENFKKFVELIQNVNITIPLVDLLAGMPDYAKFLKELITDKKKLEEAKTAVMSVECSAIIKNEIPPKLEDPGSFLISYSFGVSLYKALANLGASINLMPYSVYKRLSLGELTPTRMSIRLADRSFQYPMGIAENLQIKVGHMIFLVDFVILEMEVDVNVPLILGRPFLMTADAIIRVKAKEISLGVGEDRVVFNVDRALKHPYSCDESCFRIDVIEEEEEEEE; translated from the coding sequence ATGACaaaaagagatttaaaagtcATCCGTCTTGACCTCACTCAAGCTACATTTCAGGATATAGAAGCAAAGCTCGAATGGCTAGGAAATTCAAATAGGCAACCCGGTACACTACCGAGCAATACCCAGCAAAATCCTAGGCCTCAGCAGAATAACCAAGGATCCGGACAAAAGTATAGCCATCTGAATGCTCGAAATGAGCAAGTCAATGCGATCACAATAAGAGCAGGTAATACTTATAATTTTGCAAATCCTTTGCCTAATGATattactcctcttgtgcaggttgaagCCGATGAAGCTgttgatgatgagattgagATGGAGCCGAACCCAGCCGTGAAGACACCGGCCGTTCCATCCAAGACTGTTGAGAAACCACCCGTTAAGCCGTATCAGCCGAAGATACCTTTTCCTCAACGATTGAGGAAAGCGAAGATCAAGGAGAATTTCAAGAAGTTTGTTGAGttgattcaaaatgttaacattactATTCCTCtagttgatcttcttgcaggtatgcctgattatgcaaagtttctcaagGAACTCATTACGGATAAAAAGAAGTTGGAAGAGGCAAAGACGGCAGTCATGAGTGTCGAGTGTTCCGCCATCATCAAGAACGAGATTCCTCCTAAGTTggaagatccagggagttttcttatctcttattcttttGGTGTTAGTTTGTATAAGGCATTGGCCAATCTTGGGGCtagcattaatttgatgccttattCTGTTTATAAAAGATTGTCGTTAGGTGAATTGACCCctacccgcatgagcattaggcttgcAGACcgttcattccaatatcccatggggatagcggaaaatttacaaattaagGTGGGTCATATGATTTTCCTAGtagattttgttattcttgagaTGGAGGTGGATGTTAATGTGCCTCTAATTCTTGGTCGACCCTTCCTtatgaccgcggatgctatcatccgggttaAGGCTAAGGAGATTTCCTTAGGTGTCGGAGAAGACCGGGTAGTTTTTAATGTTGATAGGGCTCTTAAGCATCCttactcatgtgatgaatcttgttttaGGATAGATgttattgaagaagaagaagaagaagaagaataa